The window TTAAATAATCCGGTAATGTTGTCACATTTTCACCTCCCCGTTAATTTGACCTGTTTCTCCCCGTACGCTGACTACTTCACAGGTAAAATACACCCGGTCCTCTTCCCATTTAAAGGCAAAGGCCTGCACACTGGCGGTTCTCGGGTCAACCATTAGGCACTCGGTAGTCATCCGGATCATTTCACTTTCATTTCCCTCCCGAGTTAAATGGCGGCCAATGAGCTCGTCATATTCCTGTCCGTAGTTTCTGCTGTACACTAAATACCGGTAGCGCTGGGTGTTCAGGGCCTTTTGACACCATTCCATCCAGGCTTCGGTATCGGTGCTCCCGGCTATTTTCCCGGTGGGGGTCATAATGAACTCTCCCCGGTCATAATCGAATCGCACGCTTCGGCCAAAGGCCACCGGTTTTTGATTCAGCTCGTTAACCGGCAGAGGCTCTGTTGGCACCGTTGGAAAAATACTGGGCATTTATATCACCACCTTCGCCATAATTACGGCTTCCTGGCCGTTGTTGACGGGAACGGCCAGGACCCGGTCCCCCGGTTTCAGTCCCGGCTTTAATTCCAGCCGCACATCGTCAATTTCCCGCTTGGAAAAGTCATACCGGGTCAACTGGGAAGTGCTTGCCCCCGGTAAATCCTCGCCCGTATCCTTCACCGGGCTGGTAGCGGTACCCACCAGGGAAAAGGCCGGAAGATAGATTTTAACCAGCCAATCGGCAATTAGGTAATCCTTAATTTCATGCTTAAAGGTATCCAGCTTCAACCCGGTGGCCGTCATGGTGCCCAGTTCCCCGGGCATGCCGGATCCGGATTGCTTGGTATGGCCTTGAATGCGCAGATCCAGCAGGGCGGCCAGTTCTTTATAGGGATCCATAGTACCGCCTCCTTACATCCTGCGGAGAGGCCAGTTGCAGGGACATTTGGCCCGGATTGCCCAGTTCGTGCTTGACCGAAGTAACCAGCAGCTCCATGCCGCTGAACTGAACTTTGTCTCCGGCCCGGATGGTATTGATGTCGATGCCGGTCACGTCGAAGGTTTCCTCCAAGCCGGCCAGATGTTTCTCCCCTTTGCCTTTGGCCTCTCCCGCATTGGTAATGGTACTCTCGGTAATAATTTTTTGCAGGGTGCCGTATTTTTCGGTTTCCCCCTTCACAATGGCCAGTACGGGGCTCCGCCGGTCCTCCGGGGCGTTGCCCAGGACTTTTACCTGAGTTACGGCCTTATCAATGCTGCGCCGCTGGGTCACATCCTTAACATTTTGCTCCGGTTCCAGCACCCATACCTCTTGATTGCCGCCCAGCTTAAACAATTCCAGTCCATTGGGAGTCATGCGGGGCCGGTACATCTCCCCGCCCTTCTCCACCGTTTCTTTAAGGTCGGACATGATCATGTTATAGATGGTATTATTCCGGTACCGGCTGCCGGTTTTTGCTAAAGGAACCGCAGTTTCGGGCACGTTGGCCAGGGTAATGCCCCAGTCGGCGGCATACTGCCGGAGTCTCTGGCTGGCGGTCTGCCCGGCGGGAAACAAATAATCCTCGTAGGATTTGGCCAGGTAAATGGTGCGATCATAAACCGTCACCGAAAGGTGCTTAACGCCGCTGTTGCTGCTCTCCACCTCCCATACCACCCCGGGCTGAAGCAGGTAAACCCGGCTGGTGCCCCCAAAGGGAACGCCGGAGACCCTGATTTCCTGGCCCGGTTGAATGCCGGGGAAATCCGCGGTCACCACCATTTTAACTTCAGCGCTGTAGGCCATTTCGTCCAGGGACTCCTTCAAGGTAATGCTTTCCACAATCTCCCGCAGGAAATGCTGGTTAGCCAGCACCACCTCGTAAAAATTAAGACCGGGGTTTACCATCATGGCATGATCAGCTCCATTCCCGGGTGAATGAGATTTTTATCTTTACCGATGATTCCTTGATTGATTTCATAGATGTCATTTAGCTTTGCGGCATTGCCGTACTGCATTTGGGCAATCTTCCACAAGCTGTCTCCGGGCTTTACGGTATATTTTTTAGGCACCGGTTTTTCATCGGGCCGGTTGCTTGTTGGAGCGGCTGCCCCGGAATACAAAAGGGGCCCTGCGGCGGTTTTCACTTTAATGTCGCGCCAGGTGCGGCAGGTGAGATCAAAGTAAATGTCCCCCGGCTCGCCGCCCTTAAAGGTACCGTTGTAAGCCGATACCAGGACCTGGCCGTTGATGGGCGTCCCTGTAATTAACAGCCGGATGGGGCTGCCGCCGGTGGTCCAGGCCATAAGCTGGGCCATGGCCTGGCCGGGGTCCGGAATATTCGTGTAGCGGCAAAAGGATGAATCGTATTCTTTGGGAAAAAAAGAAGAGAAAGTAATTTCCTTTACCTTCTCCTGGCTGGGGAGATCAATCTCGCCCAGTTGAATAATGTTTACTGTTTCCAACTGTTTTTCAGTTCTAATTTGTATTTCCTCCGGGTTTACCGGAAAGTGCAGTTCCCCGCCGGCGGGATCGGTCAGGAATATATCCATGGTGCGTCACCTCCCACGCAGTGCTAGCCAACCGCCTTGTTCTCCAGTGCGTTTTTAATGCTTCTGGCGATTTTCCAGCCCACCTCGTTTTTAATATTTTCATAGTCTATATTTTCACTGCCGACCTGCAGGTTTACATTTACGGGAACGGTAATCTGAGTTTCCCCCCCGCCGGCCACGGCGGGAACCGGCATAACCCCGGCAAAACCGCCGGCGGCATAGGGCCGCACGCCCAGATATTGCCCCGCCTGCTGCCAAAGGGCCAAGGCCCGGCCGCGCATCCGTGCAGACAGGGGAATAACGGCCTCTGGACCGGCTTCAGCCACCAGCCCCAGATGGGGTTTGCTTAAAATACCGCCGGTGGCGTGGTTCTCGTAACCCTTTATTGAATGAAATTCCTCACGACTGTTCCCGGCGGTCCCACTGTTTGGCAGGATAGATGGTAAATACTGAACACCGGAAAAAGCGATCAGCTTGGCGCTGGCAAAATCCAAGGCTTGGGCCAGAGTGGTAAAGGCCTGCATAAGATTGTTTTGGCTGTTGACCACAAAACCATTGGAAGTAACGATATTGTTCTGACTGTCCAGATACACCTGTCCGGTAGATGCCATGCGTTTCTGCTGCTCGGAAACCGCTTTGCCGCTTTCCGCAAGCTGCGTTGTAGTTGAAGTGCTATTCTCCTCTGTTGCAGCGCTTTGCTCTTTCTTTTGAAATAAAAAGTCATAAAGTTTCCCCGCAGCCATTTGGCCACCCAGAGAACCCGCAAAACCGCCTAACGGACCACCCACTACCGTGCCGCCAATTCCTCCAATAATACTTCCAACCATCTCTGCCGCGGCTTTCCCTTTATTATCGGAATTAACAACACCCACCAGCCCTGAGGCGATACTTAAAGGTCCCAGATGGCTGGCCGCTGCCTTTCCTAATTTAGGAAGCACTTTTTTCCACAGTGAAGTTCCCCCGGAAGCGGCATTTCCATCCGGCAAAGCCGGAATATCCGCCTTAGGGGTACGGGATTTCTTCCAGGAATCTTCCGCTAAAATAAACGGTGCCGCTCCAGCCACAACCGCCAAGGTACGGGCGGCTCTTTCAGAGCCGGAACTGCCCCCAGCCTCTTGGGTTAAATTTGCACCGTTTGCCCCTGCTTTAGTCACTCCTTGCCCTCCCGCAGGCAAAACACCGGCAGCAGGGGTAAGGAATACACCGGTTCCGGCTTCGTTCATTCTTTTTCCGGCATTGCCGACCAACTTGGCCAGTTCTTGTTCCGCTGATGACAAATTGACTGTCACCGGGATGGAAGATAAACTGTCTTTTACCCGGTTGCTTAAGGCTTCAATCTTTTTTAAGGCATCCGTTGCATTATCAATCATTTCGATCTTGGGAGTTACTTTTAATTTGTTGAGAGTCTCTACCCGTTTTTTAAAAGTATTCATATATTTATCCAGAGTCTTGGTTGTATTCTTTAAGACCGACTGGAGCTGGGAGGTATCCCCTCGGATTTTTACCAGCGTTTCCACGGTAGTCATCTTTTCGTCCCCTCTCTCCGGGCTCTTTCGGTTTGTTCCAATTCAATCTCGGTAAAAATCAGCAAAAGCAGTTGTTCCCCTCGGGGTAATTGCCAAAACAATCCGGGGCGGAGGTCATGCTGTACCCACATGGAGTACAGCATGCCGGCCAGGCCGCCGGATTTTACACGTTTTTTAGTTCTTCCAGGTCCACGTTAAAGCCGCTTAGGTCCAGAACCACATCGCCCACAGCGGCTAACTCCCCGGCCAAAAGGATTCGTCTGACCACTTCCTCGGGACCGGAGGCTTTAAATTTTGACAGTAATTTGGGATCTCCCCAATTGGGTTTTACGGTGGCGGCGGATATCAGAGCGGCGTTAAATTGTTCTTCATCCAGCCGCTCAACCACCTTGCCGCGCTTCTCGCTGCGTTCGGTGCAGCGCTCCCGGATGTTGGACACCTGCTTGCCCGTTAATCCCTGCAGGGTTACCGGAATCCCCAAACGGGGAAGGGTAACGGTCTTTTGAGGCAGTTTGTCCGCATCCAGCAGCCTGTCCAGAACCTGTTCATCGGTCATGTTGTGGATTTCCATTCCCTACCTCCTAATCTTCAACGATGGGGTCCAGCAGCTCATAGCCTTCAAAGGTAAAGGGGATTTCTTCCTTTACCTCTTCCCCGGAAGTCCAGTTGGCCAGTTGGAGTTCGTCCACCATTACATTCTTCAGCCGGACCCTTTCATGTCCATAGGATTCCGGATCCGCCAGCTTGCTTACCAGCTCGAATTTGTTGAAACCCCGCTGCAGCATGCCGCTGGTAACTTTAAAACCGCTCATGGTGCCGGTTCCTTTTTTGGGTCCCTTTTTATGGCGCACCCAGTCGTCCCCGGACAGGTTTAATTCTCGTTTTTCCACGGCCACCTTGGCCTCCAAATGATTGACGTTGGTCTGCCATACGCCGTCAATAAACACCTGGCCATAGGTTCCTAAGATTACTCTGCTTGCATCTAAAGCCATTGTCTCTCCTCCTTATTTCACCATAAAGGTGCCGAAGATTTTTTCCATGCCGTCGGTAATCCGGGCTTCCCACTTGGGATAGACCTCGTCCGGCGCAGCCAGGGCGGGATTGCCGTGGTAAACGGGATTTAAATAAACCGAATAGTCGCTTTCCACAATGCCGCCCTGAACCAGGGTATCCATATATTGCTT is drawn from Desulforamulus ruminis DSM 2154 and contains these coding sequences:
- a CDS encoding DUF2634 domain-containing protein; the protein is MPSIFPTVPTEPLPVNELNQKPVAFGRSVRFDYDRGEFIMTPTGKIAGSTDTEAWMEWCQKALNTQRYRYLVYSRNYGQEYDELIGRHLTREGNESEMIRMTTECLMVDPRTASVQAFAFKWEEDRVYFTCEVVSVRGETGQINGEVKM
- a CDS encoding XkdQ/YqbQ family protein, with the protein product MMVNPGLNFYEVVLANQHFLREIVESITLKESLDEMAYSAEVKMVVTADFPGIQPGQEIRVSGVPFGGTSRVYLLQPGVVWEVESSNSGVKHLSVTVYDRTIYLAKSYEDYLFPAGQTASQRLRQYAADWGITLANVPETAVPLAKTGSRYRNNTIYNMIMSDLKETVEKGGEMYRPRMTPNGLELFKLGGNQEVWVLEPEQNVKDVTQRRSIDKAVTQVKVLGNAPEDRRSPVLAIVKGETEKYGTLQKIITESTITNAGEAKGKGEKHLAGLEETFDVTGIDINTIRAGDKVQFSGMELLVTSVKHELGNPGQMSLQLASPQDVRRRYYGSL
- a CDS encoding LysM peptidoglycan-binding domain-containing protein; this encodes MDIFLTDPAGGELHFPVNPEEIQIRTEKQLETVNIIQLGEIDLPSQEKVKEITFSSFFPKEYDSSFCRYTNIPDPGQAMAQLMAWTTGGSPIRLLITGTPINGQVLVSAYNGTFKGGEPGDIYFDLTCRTWRDIKVKTAAGPLLYSGAAAPTSNRPDEKPVPKKYTVKPGDSLWKIAQMQYGNAAKLNDIYEINQGIIGKDKNLIHPGMELIMP
- a CDS encoding phage tail assembly chaperone, translating into MEIHNMTDEQVLDRLLDADKLPQKTVTLPRLGIPVTLQGLTGKQVSNIRERCTERSEKRGKVVERLDEEQFNAALISAATVKPNWGDPKLLSKFKASGPEEVVRRILLAGELAAVGDVVLDLSGFNVDLEELKNV
- a CDS encoding phage tail tube protein produces the protein MALDASRVILGTYGQVFIDGVWQTNVNHLEAKVAVEKRELNLSGDDWVRHKKGPKKGTGTMSGFKVTSGMLQRGFNKFELVSKLADPESYGHERVRLKNVMVDELQLANWTSGEEVKEEIPFTFEGYELLDPIVED